A window from Roseburia sp. 499 encodes these proteins:
- a CDS encoding lipopolysaccharide biosynthesis protein — MELKRKMKKKVLDLMSQNKYRNIFWSMLSKAIITILYFIGDILIARMLSLSEYGEWAFFYSIISILFWIAWFGLNISSKIYVAKCGENEKLRSKYIKVTLKVRVFVSSIFFLIFLLITSPLALQLGYPQKYINLKSLLFIGCFLTFANSMNEYYKEQFLGLNKFKKITVLAVAEYGGYVLFSYIGILIFRNSLGVALGYLVALIMSSVIGNFMLRDEYDREVAIDKLEARKKAKEVIKYALPILIISFGALILLEMDTLMIGMLGDKEDIALYSIAKKIVSKAVSVNDAFCAGVIVTFAVITPENVLEKEREYKKLIKENTLLTLIITIGMIVLGPVLITYMYGLEYQYASVLLLMLMPYYIITALSHFFASIMDFQSMAKERSYYFWITIVINFVLNFTLIPRWNSVGATIATIVSVIPYAVLTFRSNLVIFKKYKNRRKENDIC, encoded by the coding sequence ATGGAATTGAAAAGGAAAATGAAAAAGAAAGTGTTAGATTTAATGTCACAAAACAAATATCGTAATATTTTCTGGAGTATGCTTTCTAAAGCTATTATTACGATACTGTATTTTATAGGAGACATTCTTATTGCAAGAATGTTGAGTTTAAGTGAGTATGGAGAGTGGGCTTTCTTCTACTCTATTATAAGTATTTTATTTTGGATTGCGTGGTTTGGATTAAATATTTCATCTAAAATTTATGTAGCAAAATGTGGAGAAAATGAAAAGTTGCGTTCGAAGTATATTAAAGTGACGCTAAAAGTGAGAGTATTTGTATCAAGTATTTTTTTTCTAATATTTTTGCTAATAACTTCACCGTTGGCATTGCAACTTGGGTATCCACAAAAATACATAAATTTAAAGTCATTGCTATTTATTGGATGCTTTTTAACGTTTGCAAATTCAATGAATGAGTATTATAAAGAGCAGTTTTTGGGATTAAATAAATTCAAGAAAATTACGGTTTTGGCAGTAGCTGAATATGGTGGGTATGTTCTATTTAGTTATATTGGAATTTTAATTTTTAGAAATTCATTAGGAGTTGCGTTGGGATATCTGGTAGCACTTATTATGTCGAGCGTAATTGGAAATTTCATGTTAAGAGATGAGTATGATAGGGAAGTTGCCATTGATAAATTGGAAGCAAGGAAAAAGGCAAAAGAAGTAATTAAGTATGCACTTCCTATTTTAATCATCAGCTTTGGTGCATTGATTTTGCTGGAAATGGATACGCTCATGATAGGTATGCTTGGAGACAAGGAGGATATTGCACTTTATTCGATAGCGAAGAAGATTGTAAGTAAAGCGGTTAGTGTAAATGACGCGTTTTGTGCAGGAGTTATAGTAACTTTTGCAGTTATTACGCCAGAAAATGTTTTGGAAAAAGAAAGAGAATATAAAAAACTGATTAAAGAAAATACGTTGTTGACGTTAATAATAACAATTGGAATGATAGTGTTGGGACCTGTTTTAATTACTTATATGTATGGATTAGAGTATCAATATGCATCTGTGTTATTACTGATGTTGATGCCATATTATATTATTACAGCATTATCACATTTTTTTGCAAGTATTATGGATTTTCAGAGTATGGCAAAGGAAAGAAGCTATTATTTTTGGATTACTATAGTTATTAATTTTGTTTTGAATTTTACATTAATTCCTAGGTGGAACTCCGTAGGAGCGACAATTGCAACAATCGTATCGGTAATTCCGTATGCAGTTTTAACGTTTAGAAGTAATCTTGTTATATTCAAAAAGTACAAAAATAGGAGAAAAGAGAATGATATATGTTGA
- a CDS encoding alpha-1,2-fucosyltransferase, which yields MIYVDMCGRLGNQMFQYAMARRIQVETGDEIAISSYTVAKDNWGENDLRFFQIVPFVDLGNKHNVLLKDTSLWQKVVGYSYFFYYKKMCKDYEDVRRYQIKKQPLLNKAGICWMNKGFYQYDYNYFKKGAIVKGNFENPKFFDDIRNLLKKEFTPIEPPRVENEELYKIINENNSVCISIRKGDHVKVAETRKYFHVYEDSYFLTAMDIMAQKVENPIFIIFSDDIEWVRNNIEFKYPVYFETGNDPVWEKLRLMYSCKHFVLSNSTFSWWAQYLSDNVEKVVISPKKWINDRYDSELNDEKWILI from the coding sequence ATGATATATGTTGATATGTGTGGTAGGTTAGGAAATCAGATGTTTCAATATGCCATGGCAAGACGGATACAGGTTGAGACAGGCGATGAAATTGCTATTAGTTCATATACAGTAGCAAAAGATAATTGGGGGGAAAACGATCTGAGATTTTTTCAGATAGTTCCATTTGTTGATTTAGGAAATAAGCATAATGTATTATTAAAAGATACAAGTCTTTGGCAGAAAGTAGTTGGTTATAGTTATTTTTTTTATTATAAAAAAATGTGTAAAGATTATGAGGACGTAAGACGGTATCAGATAAAAAAACAGCCGTTATTGAATAAAGCAGGAATCTGTTGGATGAATAAGGGTTTTTACCAGTATGATTATAACTATTTCAAGAAAGGTGCAATTGTAAAAGGAAATTTTGAGAATCCGAAGTTTTTTGATGATATTAGAAACTTATTAAAGAAAGAATTTACACCAATTGAGCCACCGAGAGTGGAGAATGAGGAATTATATAAGATAATTAACGAAAATAATTCAGTTTGTATTTCAATCCGAAAAGGGGATCATGTAAAAGTAGCTGAGACCAGAAAGTATTTTCATGTGTATGAAGATTCATACTTTTTAACGGCGATGGATATTATGGCACAGAAAGTTGAAAATCCTATCTTTATTATTTTTTCGGATGATATCGAATGGGTAAGGAATAACATTGAATTTAAGTATCCGGTTTATTTTGAAACGGGGAATGATCCGGTATGGGAGAAATTAAGATTGATGTACTCATGCAAACACTTTGTTTTATCTAACAGTACCTTTTCTTGGTGGGCCCAGTACCTTAGTGATAATGTGGAGAAGGTAGTAATTTCACCGAAGAAATGGATTAATGACAGATATGATTCGGAGTTAAATGATGAAAAGTGGATTTTAATATAA
- a CDS encoding YfhO family protein has protein sequence MQLKKSQMIKCGIIITCLWFTFFLYILYGQNMYLAINFESCERSEKSDSYSIIAYDGVTNYREEKSGGIYEKSVREKFPLGFDEDLNVNIYLNPITEKVKINNISLYYNQIKISEIAGEEVTREFGLENAKVAELSEKNITLENAGESAPILLWRNYGQELKMIHIIQGMKAFQLLVIVCFISVLIIEINKRAGMWTTQKKCLNPNIVMLGLLVVVSGLIFFSYLTGEKYFAFTMSDIASDSINQIVPITMQQARELENIGEVCPWSFEYGLGGEAQCDIFNYMITVFGSKNVLYMLGAATVLKCILAGMIFFQYTRLLDISNSLKYVAAMSYAFCGHMIVRSGWFGYSKEVIFVAFLIFAIEKWAKDSKWQWIPLAYALLFCYSGIFVTIIWIVVGCGYYIMRRSLQNGTCVSEIGKSIGIWAIFIGVGGLIAGYKLIPAILEMVNSNRVHSMVSSIGGTESNMIQYFIPYTWREIAKSVLRAFSNNILGVNNYRGVQNYLADIPLYSGLFTILLAPQALVIGTKKEKKWNLVLYLICVYYICFPTIRSIVNAFSDRYNSRMSSFWINVVLIYIGVHTLNHIIREKKCVEWLLILTMVMESVFLILSAWKLGSVDAQKECIKAVIFLLLLTSVLLCFLHKWINQKTANGLIICLSAFEIVLISYPAVNDRYVVTKDELNNAYEDGTTELLSEINDNSFYRVNKTYQSVGLNDALYQNYSGTRSYLGGTTHSNDLLDFTESIGVKNMYSSTSYLLGFDGLNSVNTMLGVKYNLARDEKQPYGYEMVKNEGHLWLSENKNSLPLGFGYDSVISEENYYELNVYDRREVLLNSVVVKNDSDWLETSGIEKISSYNEYETIADRSSNVLKFNDTESYANLFENKILQIPHQGKAVFDVEDTESGNLIIFTDVNCSTRSNTYVTYRYKMEDGSYEDITRILYLQIGKNHVRLDIDMENLSQIVIRTERAVEFEVDNLSTTYMDDSVYASYEQNCQDRRKDVLEIVEMEGDRIKGKITNTSSDVLFLSIPYDEDWHIYVDGREVMVEKLNIAFIGCRIPKGEHDVEIRFEKDDPYILYSCGAFLGYVFAEIVVEMYRYRKKKRSAIARKR, from the coding sequence ATGCAGCTGAAGAAGAGCCAGATGATAAAATGTGGGATAATAATAACTTGTCTTTGGTTTACCTTTTTTTTATATATTTTGTACGGACAGAATATGTATCTGGCTATAAATTTTGAAAGCTGTGAGAGAAGCGAAAAAAGTGATAGCTATAGTATTATAGCGTATGATGGGGTTACGAATTATAGGGAAGAAAAGAGTGGGGGAATATATGAGAAGAGTGTAAGAGAAAAGTTTCCATTAGGATTTGATGAGGATTTAAATGTAAATATTTATTTAAACCCTATAACTGAAAAAGTTAAAATTAATAATATTTCTCTTTATTATAACCAGATTAAGATAAGTGAAATTGCAGGAGAAGAGGTTACAAGAGAATTTGGACTGGAAAATGCGAAAGTAGCAGAATTATCAGAGAAAAACATTACTTTGGAGAATGCCGGAGAGAGTGCTCCAATTTTGCTATGGAGAAATTACGGACAAGAGTTAAAAATGATACATATAATACAAGGAATGAAAGCGTTTCAACTTCTGGTTATTGTATGTTTTATTAGTGTACTGATAATTGAGATAAATAAGAGAGCAGGTATGTGGACGACTCAAAAAAAATGTCTAAATCCGAACATAGTTATGTTAGGACTGTTAGTTGTAGTAAGTGGTCTGATTTTTTTCTCATATTTGACAGGAGAGAAGTATTTTGCGTTTACAATGTCGGATATAGCAAGTGATTCAATTAATCAGATTGTGCCAATAACAATGCAACAGGCAAGAGAACTGGAAAATATAGGAGAAGTGTGTCCCTGGTCATTTGAATATGGATTAGGTGGAGAGGCACAATGTGATATATTTAATTATATGATAACTGTTTTTGGAAGCAAAAATGTATTATATATGTTAGGAGCAGCAACTGTTTTAAAGTGTATTTTAGCGGGAATGATTTTCTTTCAATATACACGTTTGTTGGATATTTCAAATAGTCTGAAATATGTTGCGGCTATGTCATATGCATTTTGTGGACACATGATTGTAAGAAGTGGGTGGTTTGGATACTCAAAGGAGGTAATATTTGTTGCTTTTCTTATTTTTGCAATTGAAAAGTGGGCAAAGGATAGCAAGTGGCAATGGATACCACTCGCATATGCGCTGCTGTTTTGCTATAGTGGTATTTTTGTAACGATAATTTGGATAGTGGTGGGTTGCGGATACTATATTATGAGAAGGTCATTACAGAATGGAACTTGCGTTTCTGAAATTGGGAAAAGTATTGGGATTTGGGCTATATTTATTGGAGTAGGAGGCCTGATTGCAGGATATAAATTAATTCCTGCAATTTTGGAAATGGTAAATAGTAACAGGGTACATTCTATGGTAAGTAGTATAGGTGGAACAGAAAGCAATATGATTCAATATTTTATTCCCTATACGTGGCGTGAAATTGCAAAATCTGTATTGCGTGCATTTTCCAATAATATTTTGGGGGTGAACAATTATAGGGGAGTTCAAAATTATCTGGCAGATATACCATTATATAGTGGTTTGTTTACAATATTGTTGGCACCACAAGCATTGGTAATAGGAACAAAAAAGGAGAAAAAATGGAATCTTGTTCTGTACTTAATATGTGTATATTATATTTGCTTTCCTACTATTAGAAGTATTGTAAATGCATTTTCTGATAGGTATAATTCAAGAATGAGTTCCTTTTGGATAAATGTTGTATTAATTTATATTGGAGTCCATACATTGAATCACATCATAAGGGAGAAAAAATGTGTAGAGTGGCTTCTTATACTAACAATGGTAATGGAAAGTGTATTTCTTATTTTGAGTGCATGGAAATTAGGTAGTGTTGATGCCCAAAAAGAATGTATAAAAGCAGTTATATTCCTTTTGTTATTAACAAGTGTATTACTTTGTTTTTTACATAAATGGATAAATCAGAAAACGGCAAATGGATTAATTATTTGTTTGAGTGCTTTTGAGATTGTTTTAATTTCGTATCCTGCTGTAAATGACAGATATGTTGTTACAAAAGATGAGTTGAACAATGCCTATGAAGATGGAACAACAGAGCTGCTAAGTGAAATAAATGATAATAGTTTTTACAGAGTGAATAAAACATACCAGTCGGTAGGATTAAATGATGCTTTGTATCAGAACTATTCAGGAACTAGGTCTTATTTGGGCGGGACTACGCATTCAAATGATTTGCTGGATTTTACTGAATCAATTGGCGTAAAAAATATGTATTCCTCAACTTCATATTTGCTAGGGTTTGATGGATTGAATTCTGTTAATACCATGCTCGGAGTTAAATATAATTTAGCGCGGGATGAAAAACAACCATATGGATATGAAATGGTTAAGAATGAAGGTCATTTGTGGCTTTCAGAGAATAAGAACAGCTTGCCATTGGGGTTCGGGTATGATTCTGTAATATCAGAAGAAAATTATTATGAACTGAATGTTTATGACCGCAGAGAGGTTTTGCTGAATAGTGTAGTAGTGAAAAATGATAGTGATTGGTTGGAAACTAGTGGAATAGAAAAAATATCGAGCTATAATGAATATGAAACAATTGCAGATAGGAGTTCCAATGTATTAAAATTTAATGATACAGAATCATATGCAAATTTATTTGAGAATAAGATACTTCAGATTCCACATCAAGGGAAAGCAGTTTTTGACGTAGAGGATACAGAAAGTGGAAATTTGATTATTTTTACAGATGTTAATTGCTCTACAAGAAGTAACACATATGTTACTTATCGGTATAAAATGGAAGATGGTTCTTATGAAGATATTACAAGAATTCTTTATTTGCAGATAGGTAAAAATCATGTTCGACTTGATATAGATATGGAAAATTTGAGTCAAATTGTGATTCGAACAGAAAGGGCTGTTGAGTTTGAAGTAGATAATTTATCCACTACCTATATGGATGATAGTGTTTATGCTTCTTATGAACAAAATTGTCAGGATAGAAGAAAAGATGTGTTAGAAATAGTAGAAATGGAAGGGGACAGGATTAAGGGGAAAATTACTAATACAAGTTCAGATGTTTTATTTCTTTCTATTCCTTACGACGAAGATTGGCATATTTATGTAGATGGGCGAGAGGTAATGGTCGAAAAGTTGAACATAGCATTTATAGGATGCCGTATCCCGAAGGGAGAACATGATGTAGAAATACGTTTTGAAAAAGACGACCCGTATATCCTTTATTCATGTGGCGCTTTTTTGGGATATGTATTTGCGGAAATTGTAGTAGAAATGTATAGATACAGAAAAAAGAAACGTAGTGCAATAGCGAGGAAAAGGTAG